The following are from one region of the Syntrophorhabdales bacterium genome:
- a CDS encoding diguanylate cyclase: MSEPTKVLIADADLGILSLTTQLLRRAGYEALEASTGSECLEAVRTHHPDIVLVDMVLPDIAGLEVCRRIKTDQETRGTFVILVSGAQVSSDSQAEGLNVGADGYTIKPIPNKELLARVQAMERIKRAQEALQASEVRYRRLFETARDGILILDAATGEIDDVNPFLVTMLGYAREEILGRRLWELGAVKDIEASKAAFKELQRTGYVRYENLPLKTKDGRGIAVEFVSNVYLINDHKVIQCNIRDITERKLLEEKLHSISFLDDLTCLYNRRGFFALAQQQLKIAERTKQKVLLFFADVDDLKQINDISGHQEGDNALVDIAAVLEETFRKSDIIGRVGGDEFAVLAMNITDETGAVLMDRLQNALDACNQLRTGNRRLSLSTGVARSDPEHPSSLDELMADADRLMYRLKRTKER, translated from the coding sequence ATGAGTGAACCTACCAAAGTACTCATCGCTGACGCTGACCTTGGGATCCTCTCGCTCACAACCCAGCTCCTCAGAAGAGCGGGCTACGAGGCCTTGGAAGCCTCAACTGGTAGCGAATGTCTTGAGGCCGTACGAACCCACCATCCTGATATAGTCTTGGTGGACATGGTTCTTCCCGATATAGCCGGCCTTGAGGTCTGCAGACGGATCAAGACCGACCAGGAGACGCGCGGCACATTTGTGATTCTCGTATCTGGAGCCCAGGTCTCATCCGACTCCCAGGCAGAAGGGCTCAATGTTGGCGCAGATGGCTACACAATCAAGCCTATTCCCAACAAGGAACTTCTTGCTCGGGTCCAGGCCATGGAGCGCATCAAGCGGGCACAGGAAGCGCTTCAGGCTTCCGAGGTTCGTTACCGGAGACTTTTTGAGACGGCCCGGGACGGCATCCTCATCCTTGATGCCGCTACGGGAGAGATAGATGACGTGAACCCATTTCTGGTAACGATGCTGGGCTACGCTCGTGAAGAAATCCTGGGAAGAAGACTATGGGAGCTCGGGGCGGTCAAAGACATCGAGGCAAGCAAAGCGGCCTTTAAGGAGCTGCAGCGTACAGGGTACGTCCGCTACGAAAACCTTCCACTCAAGACAAAAGACGGACGGGGTATCGCCGTGGAATTTGTCAGCAATGTTTACTTGATTAATGATCACAAGGTCATCCAATGCAACATCCGCGACATCACGGAACGCAAACTGCTAGAGGAGAAGCTCCACAGCATATCCTTCCTTGACGATCTCACGTGTCTGTATAATCGGCGTGGCTTTTTTGCCCTTGCGCAGCAACAGCTGAAAATAGCAGAACGGACAAAGCAGAAGGTACTGCTCTTTTTTGCCGACGTTGACGACTTGAAACAGATTAACGACATATCGGGCCATCAGGAAGGCGATAATGCACTTGTTGATATTGCCGCTGTCCTCGAAGAGACTTTCAGGAAATCAGATATCATCGGTCGCGTGGGAGGAGACGAGTTTGCAGTCCTCGCCATGAATATCACTGATGAAACAGGAGCGGTCCTCATGGATCGCCTGCAGAACGCCCTTGATGCTTGTAACCAGCTCAGGACCGGAAATCGCAGGCTCTCGCTAAGCACAGGTGTCGCACGGTCTGACCCTGAACATCCCTCTTCCCTTGATGAACTCATGGCGGACGCAGATAGATTGATGTATAGACTGAAGCGAACCAAAGAGCGTTAA
- a CDS encoding transposase has product MRARRRERSSHLPKLPSADFGENAAWWWIMILAFNLHAATKQLALGESWKTKRLKAMRFSLISLPGRIVEHARELVIRLARSHPSLKVLLDTRQRIMDPVPLLSG; this is encoded by the coding sequence ATTAGGGCAAGGAGACGCGAACGTTCAAGCCATCTTCCTAAGCTTCCTTCTGCTGACTTCGGGGAGAATGCCGCCTGGTGGTGGATCATGATCCTCGCCTTCAACCTCCATGCAGCGACGAAGCAGCTGGCCCTTGGAGAATCGTGGAAAACGAAAAGACTGAAGGCGATGAGGTTCTCTCTGATCAGCCTGCCCGGACGCATTGTCGAGCATGCACGGGAACTGGTGATCCGGCTCGCCAGGAGCCATCCCTCCTTGAAGGTACTTCTCGATACGCGGCAGCGGATTATGGATCCTGTTCCCCTGCTGTCAGGGTAA